The following nucleotide sequence is from Puniceicoccaceae bacterium.
GCCCGAATCCATTGCACCGGTCTTCGAACAATCCCACGGAGTGCATGGCACCCTTCCCGGACTGGTCAGCATCACGCAATGCACGGAAGGGGGCACGCTCTACCCGCTCGCGGCAATTGAAGAGCTGGCGGATACCGCGCACCGCCACGACCTGCTCCTGCACATGGACGGTGCACGCTTCTGCAACGCGCTGGTCGCTCTCGATGCGACGCCAGCCGAGATGTCATGGAAGGCCGGAGTGGATATTCTCAGTCTCGGTGGAGTGAAGAACGGACTGGCGTATGGAGAAGTGCTTGTTGTCTTTAATCCAGAACAGGTGGACCGAGTCGACTACCGCGTGAAGCAGAGCGGCCAGCTCACGTCAAAAATGCGCTTTCTGAGCGGACCGTGGATTCCGTTCATCGAAACACACGAGTGGCATCGTAACGCCCTGCACGCCAATGCCATGGCCAAACAACTGGAAAAAGGGCTGCGCTCCATAGAGGGTATCGACATCCTTCTTCCGGTCGAGTCCAATGCAGTCTTCTGCTCCATGCCTGAATCCACCTACCCGGCGATGCTGGATCGGGGCTGGATGTTCTACCCTTTTCCACAGATGGGCGGTTATCGGCTCATGTGCAGTTGGGATACGGAAGACAGTGACATCGCAGCTTTTCTTGACGACTTACGCGACTTGAGTGCGACCTGAACGTGGATCGGGATCTGGTTGCACAATCCACCAATCGGTGCGCTGGATTCAAAGACCAAAACGCTGAAGGCGACGGTAGAACGCACTGCGCGACAGACCCAATGCCTTGGCCGCCTCGGTCGCATTGCCACCGTGGCGTTTGAGAGTGCGCTCAATGAAATAGCGCTCGAGATCGTCCAGACTCATGTCATCCATGGAAGCCTGCACCCCACCTGTGGAACCGTTGAGTCCAAGATGGGTCGGCTCGATGAGACTGTCCTTGCACATCAATACCGAACGCTCCACGCAGTGATCCAATTCCCGCACATTGCCCGGCCATTCATAGCCTTTGAGCAGTTCAATCGCCTTGGACGAAAAACCCTCGATGGGTTTGCGATATTTCTGGAGATGACGGTTGAGGAAATGGTCTGCCAGGACGTCGATGTCTTCGATTCGCTCACGCAGCGGGGGCAGGTGAATGTGAATGGTATTGAGGCGGTATAGCAGGTCCTGCCGAAACGCACCGCTCCTGACCGCTTCGTCCATGTCCGCGTTGGTAGCACTGATGATGCGCACATCAACCTTGCGGGTTTTGGATGAACCCACCCGTTCAAATTCCCCGGTCTCCAACAGGCGTAGTAATTTGTTCTGCTGATTGAGTGGTACATTGCCAATCTCATCCATGAACAGCGCCCCTTCGTCAGCCAGTTCAAAACGCCCAGCCCGGTCCGCCCGCGCATCGGTAAAGGCACCCTTGACATGACCAAACAGCTCGCTTTCAAAAATCCCCTCTGGCAATCCGCCCATGTTCACACTGATGAACGGCTTCTCCCGGCGGTGGCTGCGCTCATGCAATACCTTTGCAATCACACCCTTGCCCGTCCCATTTTCACCAGTGATCAAAACGTTGGCATCGGAAGGGCCGACTGCATCAATGATTTCCAGCACGGGTTTCATCGCCTCCGAGCGGGAAATAAACTCCACCTTCTGGTCCGAGCGCAGGATCTTGTTTTCCTCACGGAGCAATTTGCCCTTGCGAACCAGGCGGGTGTATTCCGCCTGATTGCGCATCACGCTGACGACACGTTCATTCTCCCAGGGTTTGGTAATGAAATCCCTCGCTCCCTCCCGCATGATTTCGACGGCAAGCTCGACTGAAGCCCAAGCGGTCATAACGACCACAGACAGGTCAGCGTCCATTCCCCGAAGAGTTCGGACCAGTTCCAGCCCCTCCTGTCCGGAAGTGGTGTCGCGGGTGTAATTCAGGTCCAGTAACACAACGTCAAATTCCTGACGTCGCACCTGGTCAACCACCTCATCCGGGTGAGTCGCCACAGAGATGCGAAACCCTTCACTGCGCAGCAGCATACGCAGCGCTTTCAAAATGTCTTCCTGATCATCAGCAATCAGGACCGAATAGGAGGGGACATCAGCCATGAGTGGTGTCGTTGTAGCTCATCATTGATCACGGACAGAGGGGATGGACGCCAAGGTTGCTTCCTTCAACTCCCTCAGCTCGGTTTTGAGCGATTTCCGCGTCTTCGAATCCATTCGATCCGTAAAGAGTATTCCGTTGAGATGATCCACTTCGTGCTGAATACAGCGCGCCAGTATGCCATCACATTTCAGATTGTGACTT
It contains:
- a CDS encoding beta-eliminating lyase-related protein, which codes for PESIAPVFEQSHGVHGTLPGLVSITQCTEGGTLYPLAAIEELADTAHRHDLLLHMDGARFCNALVALDATPAEMSWKAGVDILSLGGVKNGLAYGEVLVVFNPEQVDRVDYRVKQSGQLTSKMRFLSGPWIPFIETHEWHRNALHANAMAKQLEKGLRSIEGIDILLPVESNAVFCSMPESTYPAMLDRGWMFYPFPQMGGYRLMCSWDTEDSDIAAFLDDLRDLSAT
- a CDS encoding sigma-54 dependent transcriptional regulator, whose amino-acid sequence is MADVPSYSVLIADDQEDILKALRMLLRSEGFRISVATHPDEVVDQVRRQEFDVVLLDLNYTRDTTSGQEGLELVRTLRGMDADLSVVVMTAWASVELAVEIMREGARDFITKPWENERVVSVMRNQAEYTRLVRKGKLLREENKILRSDQKVEFISRSEAMKPVLEIIDAVGPSDANVLITGENGTGKGVIAKVLHERSHRREKPFISVNMGGLPEGIFESELFGHVKGAFTDARADRAGRFELADEGALFMDEIGNVPLNQQNKLLRLLETGEFERVGSSKTRKVDVRIISATNADMDEAVRSGAFRQDLLYRLNTIHIHLPPLRERIEDIDVLADHFLNRHLQKYRKPIEGFSSKAIELLKGYEWPGNVRELDHCVERSVLMCKDSLIEPTHLGLNGSTGGVQASMDDMSLDDLERYFIERTLKRHGGNATEAAKALGLSRSAFYRRLQRFGL